The DNA region tcttcctttaacgaccccataatcccttgcggggtggagtctggccaattgaatggagctgagtgtttactggccagatgcccttcttgttgccgatgcggagttttgttcggcagatacatTCTtatcatgcccagagagagaaatatctgcctctacctaggatcgaattcacagcctcctgattgtgaggcgttAGCTTTACCTCTAAGCCACCGCATGACTCAGAACTGTGGCTTGTATAAGCAGAGCATATTCTGCTTTACTGTCAGTCCCACAAATCCGCCCAGAGGCTCCCAAGCCCATTTCCTCCCAAACCTCCATACCTGCTTTATGAGACGCCTGTTGTCCCACGGAAGCATTTCCCCAGCCCTGGCATCCGTGGCCTCACTGACAGGCTCCCCAGCTCGGACCAGTGTCCACAGGTTTACCCCAGGCAGATGTGCCGTTATCTACTGTAGCAGGTGCAGGAGGAGGTTCTCCCCAACCTTACAAAAGAAATCCAACTTATTAGCAGGAGCAAGTGTTAAAGCAAAATCTTTCTGATAGGAAACGGAAATGCTGTATATGACATTCTCCAGTAACAAAGGACTCTGACAAAGACAGGTAAGAGCCAATTCGTTTCCCTGCTTGCTTCGCCTTGAAGACCAACCAAAGATGAATAAGTTTAATCCATCTCCCTTTTGCAAAAATCCCAATAATTTTGTGGGGGAAAAGACCTTCTGTTTTGACTGTCTGGACTAGAAGTTTCCAAGTCTTTAATATCTCAGGAAGGAGTTAACAGAGTTTGATTTGCGACATTGTTTTGTGTTCCCAGGGCATTCAGGGGGAAACATACTTTAATACAAATAGGAAGTCTGCTGGATATATTCTCCACCTTATTTGTAGAAATCCTAAAGGTGGATACAAACAAGCCCTCCCACACTGATCCTAGGaaaattgttttttccccctaaggcGCTAAGTCAGGCAAGGCTTAGAGTGCCCATTGCCCGCAGCCCCTCTGCTCAGGGACCCAAATACCTGACCCAGCCCACTTGAGGTGGGGTCTTTATCACTTGGGGAAGAAAAAAGATGCCCCGGGAACCTCAGGCTGCCAATCCTGTCAATCAACTCTCGGGCAACCTACCAGCTGCTTAGGAAAGGAGGGAGCAAGAACTGCTGGAGACTTACTGGAGCTACTGCTGGCCACGCTCTCCGTGCCGGCTGTGGGACCCAAGGGCAACCCCGGCTGATGCGTCTGCACATCCGGTCGGCCCACGGGGTTCGGGGTGTTCTTGTTCCACATGTTCACATTTTTGTAGTTGTATTTGCTCGGGTCGCCCCACGCAGAGGTTCCATCGTCAATCTCAATTTTCCGACGAATGGACTCCGGGGAGGGCTCCTCCCACCGGTGGGCTCCTCTTCTTTGACCGGGGCCGGCATGGGTTCCCCAGCCACCCCACGCCTGACGATTtgcttgcagcagcagcagcagctgtcgCAGATGCCCCCCCCAGCACCCGGCCTCCTGCTGCTTACTCCAGTCAGGGGACCCAGAGGGTTTGGAGGGCTCCCCCCAGCTCTGGGAGCGATTTGGCTTGGGGGTCTCTCCCACACAGGGCTGGGATTTGGCTTGGCAGTCTCCTCCCACCCTGAAGCACTGCACGGCTTGGTGCTGCCGCCGTTGCCCCCAGCCCAGCGCCCAGAGTTCGACCTAGCGGGCTCTTTCCAGCAGGAGGTGGAGCGGTCGCTGTCGCTGCTGCTGGAACTCGACTTCTTCATTTCGCCCCAATGATTGTTCCTCACGTTCTCCCCCCAGCCATCGCCAGCCGGAGCAGCCCACCCAGAGCTTGCTTTGGGGCCGTCTCCCCATCCCTGCCTGAGCTTCTCTGGGTCGTTCCAGGTCAGCGATGGGGCGCGGACCTCTTGGCCCGTCCCCCAGGACTGGCTGCTCTTACCCATGACGGGAGCTGCGCCCTCTTCCCAGCCTCCTTGGCTGCTGGGGCCTCTGGAGTCTCCCCACCTGCTTGCAGATTTAGGCTCCCCCAGCCTGTCCCAGGGGAAGGACTGGGCCCATGGAGGTGGGGCCTCTCCGGAGCCCCCCCTGAACTGCAGGCTTGGGCCACAAACCCCCCAGGCTTCTGTTCCATTGTCAGCTTTCTTTCCGCCCTTTGGAGTCACTTCTGTATCCCAGGCTGTGTTTTGCTTTATTGGGGTTTGCCCCCaaccagaattggaaaggacACGCGGGTCCAGGTCCGTTCTGTTCACCATGCTTTGAAGCAGCGCTTGCTGGTCTACTTTCCTCCTTTCGTGGCTTGTCCCTTCTGCGGAGGACCGCTCCTCGGGGACCTCGAGATTGCCATCACCGGCTTCAGAACTGGCCTTGGTCCACCCACCATTCTGCTCCAGGGCCTGGGGCGCTGTGCAGCATTGGGGGTCAGCCTTCTCCCCCTCGGCAGATTTCCATTCATTGGTAAACATCTTCCCATTCCCACTGTTGGCTTCAGAGGAATGGCCGCTCGGGAGCTTGTTCCATTCCCCGTCTCCTAAGTTGGCATTCTGGACAGAGCCTCTGCGGCCTCCTCCGTGGCCCATTCCACTTCTAGGCCCCCAGGTGCCATTCTGGCTATTACCCATGCCTGCCACCTCCCACGTCCCTGTCTGCTGATCCTCACTTATTTCTATGGCCGAGCTGCTGGTCCGAGTCAGCCCAGGATGCATTGGTGTTGCATTCACAGTGTCATTGTTAGCTTGGCTATTTGAGTCAGAACGGGTCTCTAGGGAGTAACGGGGCCATAGGTAACCCACCTAGACCCAGGAGCCCCACCACTTTTTGTGTCACCGTTGCTCAGGTGAGAAATGGAAGTGCCGTTTGTTAGTGGGGAGGCCGAGGGCTGAGGCCGTTTGCTTTGGGCGCTCCTGCTCCAGGTCCCAGGCCCTGCATTGCTCACCGGTTCAGTCGTCTGCATTGAACCAGCTGGGTTTGGTAAACTAGAGGTCATAAAGTTAGTAGTGTTCTTATTTGGTCCATTCACTTCGTGGTTGGGGTTCTGAGGCTGCCCACTTCGTGAAAGTTTCCTTGTACCATGGAGTTGGGAATCACAGTTCTCCTGGAGGCTGCCCAGGAGCTGCCAAGGCTAGAGTTCGCACTCTGATTGTTCACCATCTGCATGGCATCTGTGCCGCAACTACTGCTTCCTCGGGGCCCTTTCAGGGCAGGCCCGCTGCTCTCCAAGACTGGCCAGGCACCCCCGTGGCCATTGGAGGTCAAAGTGCTGGGATTTGATTCTTCATTGGATGAACTGGGGGCGCCCCAAGCATTCGCTCTGCCGTGGCTACTTTCAGGGATACCTttggaagcctctgccgaaaggGGACAGGGGCTCATCAGGGCGCCCAGAGACGCACCCAGGACCCGCTAAGGCTTCCACTGCTCACATTATTGCTGTTGCTACTGCTGACCAGCTTGGCCTGATTGCCATGTCCAATGCCATTTTGAAGGTGCTGGACGTCGCTGCTGGGGCCCCGCGAGGCCATCATAATGTTCCTCTCCGATCCGGAACTCGAGGCAGAATCAGCGTCCATACATTCTGAAGCCAGCTGCAAGTCACTGCCGGTGGTCGAGGGCCATGCCTTCTCTGAGCTGTCTACAACAGTTTTATCCCAGTTTGTGCTGGAGTCACTACTGGAAAAGGTCCTTTCCCAGTGAGCATTCTCATAATGGGATCCAAGTGTGCTGTGGTTCAGATCTAAGAAAAATAGAATGCGttactaaaacacacacacacaatagcatCCAGGAAGGTCGagagaaaaccatttttgtggaCCAGCGTCCCAGAAAATGAAGAAGAGGAAACCCCCAAGGTCTGTTCTATTCTGAACAAACCAAGCAAAGACAATTAACAAGAGTTGACAACCAGTACAAAGCTGCCTGGCTATTGAAGCCTCTTGGGAAAATGCTATCAGTGCCAAATATATCCCTTTGAGAGGCAAGAGAGTCACCAGGGCCTTTACTGGACAGCCAAGCTCTGGGTGCAATCTCACTGCCCAGCCGCCCTTTTATGCTGACATTCCTAGACCCAGGCAGATgcttcgctccctccctctcacctggCTGCTTCTGGCTGCTGCTCTGTCCTTGGCTTTCGGAGACCGCCTGCTCGCGGGTCCCGGTGCTCTCGCCCGCCTGGCTGTTCAGCAGTTTAGATGGCGCCCTCAGGTTGGCAGCAATCCCTGGCAGTGGCTGTCCTCGCTTCAAGAGTTGCTTCTGCTCCTGGTGCCGGAACCGTGGCGGCACTTCTCGAGGTGGGTAGCGTGGTGAAGACGGCTGCTGCGCTTGCGGATTGTTGCCCACAGCCCTTTTGGCATTATTGTTGCCACTAACACTGCCGGTGACTATTGAGGTGGTAGGAGGGGTTGAAGCAGGGAGTGGCTGGCTTGTACCAGGCTTTGGGGGTTCTAACACTGTCCCCCAAcccaaagagaagaggagaggaagagagaaaatatttagtaaattattgcaaaccTTTTAACttcttcaaaaaaacaaaaaaagcacaaaGTGGCTGTTAAGAGAAGAGCTAGTTGAGTGTTCCTTTATTTAAGGTGAATTAGTTTATCGACTGAGCCTTACATGCCACTCATTGCAAACAACTCAGCATTTCCAAAATAAGTTCCACTGTGATAGGACTCAACATTCTACTGTTGCCAGGCATGAAACCTCTTGACCGGCTAATTTGAAAATTGGTCTCTATAATCTGTTCAACATATTTATGAATGCCCCACGCCAAAACAAATATAGTAGCATGACTACCAGGAACACAAGTTAGGAAATGCTCAAAATTGACATGTTTACCCAACGCATCGACATGTATTCATTCAGGATACAAAGAAACTTTGCTCAAAAACTTGCTGCAAAAAAAACAGTCCTTCATTGGACTGGTGAAGCTTTGGCCAACAGCTCCAAGTTTTCCCTGCAACTTTTACCAGAGCAGCAATTCCTGGGAAAGGGTGCACCAGGAATGTTCAAGTCCATTCTGAAGGCAGAAGACTGCTACTGGGTCTGGCCTTGCCAATGGAAATTGCTTTATAAATGACCTCCCAGGATGGACCGAATGAAGAGGGGGCAGAGACAGGAGGGACAGGACCTCCCGAGCACTTTCTCCAAACTGAAGTACATCCTTGGCCCACCAACTATGGAGGCCTTTAGAGCCTTTCAGAAAACCAGTTGCAACGGCACCAATTCCTGCTCTCCCTTTCGGTGGGGTGAGAAATAGGCAGGAATCTGGCCTTATGCTAATATTTCATCTTCAAAGGGCCCATGGAAaccaaggaaaagggttcctgggGAAATGGAGGAAGGGGTCAGCTCTTGCTGCCTCCGACTCACTTCTCTGAACTCAAATTGTAAAATGAAAATCTCTGGTTGAGGAGAGACGGGTGGAAGGAGAAGACACTGAAGAGAGAAATCAAATGGGCAAGAGAAATCAAAGGAGACATGTATAAAGACTGAAGACAATTTCTGTAACCCTAAGAGCCATAGGGTGTGAGTGGCCAATGCTTCTGAACTGCACAGTATACACCATTTTTAATCTCTGGCAGAATTCAGAGGCAAGAATGACTAGATAAAACAGAGTAGTAATTGAGCCAAGTTGCACTGCAATGAGTTTAAGGGTTTATTTCTCAATCATATTTACGTGGATCAATCTCTTTAAGTCTATTatctcttttaatttatttatcaatGGTAAGCAAGTAGCATATCCAAGTGCTGCTATTCTGGAGCAATTATGGTTTTAAGTAGAGGACTACATATAAGCATCTTGATCACAAACTAGCGGCTCGGGAAATGGTGCTTCAACTGTTAGTGGACAAGTCCATATATA from Thamnophis elegans isolate rThaEle1 chromosome 14, rThaEle1.pri, whole genome shotgun sequence includes:
- the TNRC6A gene encoding LOW QUALITY PROTEIN: trinucleotide repeat-containing gene 6A protein (The sequence of the model RefSeq protein was modified relative to this genomic sequence to represent the inferred CDS: inserted 7 bases in 7 codons; substituted 1 base at 1 genomic stop codon) yields the protein MDADSASSSGSERNIMMASRGPSSDVQHLQNGIGHGNQAKLVSSSNSNNVSSGSLSGSWXASLGALMSPCPLSAEASKGIPESSHGRANAWGAPSSSNEESNPSTLTSNGHGGAWPVLESSGPALKGPRGSSSCGTDAMQMVNNQSANSSLGSSXGSLQENCDSQLHGTRKLSRSGQPQNPNHEVNGPNKNTTNFMTSSLPNPAGSMQTTEPVSNAGPGTWSRSAQSKRPQPSASPLTNGTSISHLSNGDTKSGGAPGSRWVTYGXRYSLETRSDSNSQANNDTVNATPMHPGLTRTSSSAIEISEDQQTGTWEVAGMGNSQNGTWGPRSGMGHGGGRRGSVQNANLGDGEWNKLPSGHSSEANSGNGKMFTNEWKSAEGEKADPQCCTAPQALEQNGGWTKASSEAGDGNLEVPEERSSAEGTSHERRKVDQQALLQSMVNRTDLDPRVLSNSGWGQTPIKQNTAWDTEVTPKGGKKADNGTEAWGVCGPSLQFRGGSGEAPPPWAQSFPWDRLGEPKSASRWGDSRGPSSQGGWEEGAAPVMGKSSQSWGTGQEVRAPSLTWNDPEKLRQGWGDGPKASSGWAAPAGDGWGENVRNNHWGEMKKSSSSSSDSDRSTSCWKEPARSNSGRWAGGNGGSTKPCSASGWEETAKPNPSPVWXETPKPNRSQSWGEPSKPSGSPDWSKQQEAGCWGGKSSGVGWLGXPMPAPVKEEEPTXWEEPSPESIRRKIEIDDGTSAWGDPSKYNYKNVNMWNKNTPNPVGRPDVQTHQPGLPLGPTAGTESVASSSSSWGEPPPAPATVDNGTSAWGKPVDTGPSWGACQXGHGCQGWGNASVGQQASHKAGPKSMQVPDGWCGGDMPLAGNHPASWEEEEDVEIGVWNSNSVQDAGAPLHWPPCSKKMPSKAAMKSGNKQDEMWTNPFVKQFANLGFPRDLPEELQSNKMELSGGILPDKRMELEKHNLNVGEGSRAIGKNPGSRPQISKESSMDRSPYFDKDGLVADDSPNMQFMPSQNGKFPPSNSALPNHVLSSLAGLNVQSLNSVRQNGNPSPFGNLTAQARTMQPSPAQPPLHSSQSNPRAQVPPPLLSPQVPISLLKYAPNTGGLSSLFGPQQVAMLNQLSQLNQLSQLQRLLAQQRKMQGQRSTPAVARQEQQQQQQQQQQMMPPSCQLDPSLLMKQQVPPSQQQFHQTAIKSFLENVVPHANQELQKGPSQINAFSNFPIGMNANLNVNMDMGSIKEPQSRLRKWTTVDSISANTSLDQNASKNGAISSGFRMETSSFVPYDFMSSSNSPASPPGSVGDGWPRAKSPNNSSSVNWPPEFRPGEPWKGYPNIDPETDPYVTPGSVTNSLSINTVREADHLRDRNSGSSSSEPTLPSTSAWSSIRASNYNVSLNSTAQSTSSARNSESKSTWSPASVNNTSLAHELWKVPLPPKSITAPSRPPPGLTGQKMPLPTWDNSVRFGGGWSHSDARYTPGTSWNENSSSGRITNCLVLKNLTPQIDGSTLRTLCMQHGPLITFHLNLPHGNALVRYSSKEEVMKAQKSLHMCVLGNTTILAEFASEEEISRFFAQGPSLTPTPTWQSLGTSQTXLGSMDSTHAFSNRSDLTPPWSGPGLSGTSSGELHGNSLWGSPNYSTSLWGSLGGNDTRGLGSPSPLNAFLSVDHLGAGGESM